The genome window CGCCCTTTTCGGCGACCAGTTGCTGCAGCGCCAGCGCATGCTTGGTCGTGTATTCCGTCCAGACATCGTTGTAGAGCGACTTGCACGCCGCCTCCACGGCCTGTTGCAGGGACGGCTCCAGCGCGTCGAACGCTTCCTTGTTGACCGCGCATTCCTCCGCCGACGACGGCTCACCCACGCCCGGCCAATAGTAGTTCTGCGCGATCTGGTAGAAGCCCAGCGCCGAATCCGTCCACGGACCGATAAATTCGCCCGCGTCGAGGGCGCCGGACTGCATCGCCTGGAACATGTCGCGACCGCCCATGGCCTGAACCGCCATACCCAGCTTGGCGCACATTTCGGACGCCAGACCGGTGGTGCGGAAACGCAGCCCTTTCAGGTCGTCCACCGACTTGATCTCCTCCCGGAACCAACCGGCCCATTGCGGACCGGAGTTGCCGCACAGGAAGGGCTTCAGATTGAACCGGCCGTACATTTCGTCATACAGCGCCTGTCCGCCGCCATGCGTCAGCCAGCCGACCTGTTCGTCTGCCCGAAGGCCGAAGGGCTGCGAACCGAACAGCAGGATGCCCTTGGACTTGGACCCCCAATAGGCCGGAACAGCATGGTACAGTTCGGCCGTCCCTTCGGAGACGGCGTCGAAGACGCCCCGACCGGGGACCAGTTCACCGGCCGCGAACAACTTCACTTCCAGCTTGCCGCCGCTCAGTGCCGTGATGCGGTCGGCCAGCATCTGGGCCGCCACACCGGGTCCGGGCAGGTTCTTCGGCCATGCTGTCACCATTTTCCATTGCTGCACACCCTGGGCGATCGCCGGGGTCGCGAATCCGGCTGCTGCGACGCCCGCCGCGACGGCACCGGACGCCTTGAAGAAATCACGTCTTTTCATGATCACACACTCCCTGTTCTGCGTTGCACTGCACAAAAGATACGCGAACCGAACTGTCGCGCATCGGAAATATTGCTTCCCCTCGGGATCAATTGCCGAGAATACCGGGAAGGCGAAGCCCGTTCTCCTTGGCGCAATCGATCGCAATGTCATAGCCGGCATCGGCATGGCGCATGACGCCGGTCGCCGGATCGTTCCACAAAACGCGTTCGACCCGCTGGGCCGCATCGTCCGAGCCGTCGCAGCAGATCACCATGCCGGAATGCTGACTGAAGCCCATGCCGACCCCACCGCCATGGTGCAGCGAAACCCAGGTCGCCCCGGACGCGCAGTTCAACAGCGCGTTCAGCAGTGGCCAGTCTGACACGGCATCGGACCCGTCCTTCATGCCTTCCGTTTCGCGGTTGGGGCTGGCGACGGAGCCGCTGTCCAGATGATCGCGGCCGATCACCACCGGCGCCTTCAACTCCCCGTTCTTCACCATCTCGTTGAAGGCGAGGCCGAGGCGGTGGCGCTGACCCAGGCCGACCCAGCAGATGCGAGCCGGCAGGCCCTGGAAGGAAATCCGCTCCCGCGCCATGTCGAGCCAGTTATGCAGATGCTCGTCGTCCGGGATCAGTTCCTTCACCTTCTGATCGGTCTTGTAGATGTCCTCCGGATCGCCGGACAGCGCGCACCAGCGGAACGGCCCGATCCCCTTGCAGAAGAGCGGGCGAATATAGGCCGGTACGAAACCGGGGAAGTCGAAGGCGTTCTCTAGCCCCTCTTCCTTCGCGACCTGGCGGATGTTGTTGCCGTAATCCAGGGTCGGCACGCCCGCCGCGTGGAATTTCAGCATCGCTTCGACATGGACGCGCATGGAGGCGCGGGCCGCCTTCTCCACCGCCGCCGGATCGCTTTCGCGCTTTTCCTTCCACTCGGCCATGGTCCAGCCCTGCGGCAGGTAGCCGTTGATCGGATCATGGGCGGAGGTCTGGTCGGTGACGATGTCCGGACGCACGCCGCGCTCGGCCAGTTCGGTGAAGACGTCGGCGGCATTGCCCAGCAGACCGACCGACTTCGCCTCGCCCGCCTTGGTCCAGCGGTCGATCATCTCCAGCGCCTCGTCCAGGGTTTCGGCGCGTTCATCGACATAGCGGGTACGAATGCGGAAATCGATGCGGTCGGAATCGCACTCCACGGCCAGGCAGCAGGCCCCGGCCATGACAGCGGCCAGGGGCTGCGCGCCGCCCATGCCGCCCAGGCCGCCGGTCAGGATCCACTTGCCGGTCAGGTCGCCGTTATAGTGCTGGCGCCCGGCCTCGACGAAGGTCTCGTAAGTGCCCTGGACGATGCCCTGGGAGCCGATATAGATCCACGACCCGGCGGTCATCTGGCCGTACATCATCAGGCCGACCTTATCGAGCTTATGGAAATGCTCCCAGGTTGCCCAATGCGGCACCAGATTGGAGTTGGCAATCAGGACCCGCGGTGCGTCCTTGTGGGTCTTGAAGACGCCGACCGGCTTGCCCGACTGCACGACCAGGGTCTCGGTCTCGTCCAGCGTCTTCAGCGAATCCGTGATCATGTCGAAATCGTTCCAGGTCCGCGCGGCCCGACCGATGCCGCCATAGACGACCAGTTCATTCGGGTTCTCCGCGACCTCCGGATCCAGGTTGTTCATTATCATCCGGTAGGGCGCTTCGGTGACCCAGCTCTTGCAGTTCAATTCGGCGCCATGCGGGGCACGAACGGTTCGGGTGTTGTGGCGCGGGTTCGACATGACGGTCATTCCTTCGTTCAAAGTCGCTTCGTCTCTAGTCCTGCCCAGGCAGGTGATTTCATCCTTCAGCCCATGCCGCCGGCAAGACGCGGGAAGATATCCCGCCCTGCTGCGCGCACCGGGTTGCCCGACCGGACCAGGCCGGCGGCCAGGATCAGGTCGCCGGACATGTAACGGTCTTCCTTCAGCGCCGGGACTTCATCGCGGACGCTCTGCAGCACCGCCTTCAGACGCGGGCTGGTGGTCAGCGGTGCGCGGAATTCGACGCCCTGCGCCGCCATCAGCAATTCGATGCCAACGATCTGTTCCAGGTTCCGGTTCATATCCATCAGACGGCGCGCGCCGTGGCAGGCCATGGAGACATGGTCTTCCTGGTTCGCGCTTGTCGGTGTCGAATCGACAGAGGCCGGGTTGGCGCGCTGCTTGTTTTCGGAGTACAGCGCCGCGGCGGTTACTTCCGCGATCATGAAGCCCGAATTGACGCCCGGATCCGGCGTCAGGAAAGGCGGCAAACCGAAATTCAGCGCCGGATCCACCAGCATGGCGATGCGCCGCTCCGTGATGGAGCCGACTTCCGCGATAACCAGCGCCAGTTGGTCGGCGGCAAAGGCAACCGGCTCGGCGTGGAAGTTACCGCCTGAGATGATCCCATCGTTGCCGCTCATCACCAGCGGATTGTCGGTCACCGCGTTGGCCTCGGTTTCCAGTGTCTTGGCGCAGTGGCGGATCAGGTCGAGGCAGGCGCCCATGACCTGCGGCTGGCAACGGATACAATACGGATCCTGGACCCGCTCATCGTCGATGGCGTGGCTCTCCCGGATCTCGCTGCCCTCCATCAAGGCGCGCAGCGCATGGGCCGCATCGATCTGGCCCTGATGGCCGCGCAGGGTGTGAATTTCCGGATGGAAGGGGGCGCTGGACCCCATGGCGGCATCGGTCGCCAGGGCACCGGATGCCAGGGCTGCCCGGAAGGCGCGGTGCGCATCGTACAGGCCTGCAAGGGCCAATGCCGTCGACACCTGCGTCCCGTTGATCAGGGCAAGGCCTTCCTTTGGCCCCAGTTCGATGGGGGACAGGCCGGCCTCGCGCAGCGCCTGAGCCCCGGCCATGCGTTCATTTCGATAGACCGCTTCACCCTCACCGATCATCACCGCGCTCATATGCGCCAGGGGTGCGAGGTCGCCACTGGCCCCGACCGATCCCTGGCCCGGAATGACCGGCAGGACGCCGCGGATCAGCATGTCCTGCAGCAATTCGATCAGTCCCCAGCGCACGCCCGATGCGCCGCGCCCCAGCGAGATCAGCTTCAGCGCCATGACCAGCCGAACGACTTCCGGCGGCAGCGGGTCACCCACGCCGCTGGAATGGGACAGGATCAGATTGCGCTGCAACCGCGCCGTATCCGCGGGTGCAATCCGCTTCTGGGCCAGTTTGCCGAAGCC of Alphaproteobacteria bacterium contains these proteins:
- the hutH gene encoding histidine ammonia-lyase, whose product is MTQADTVLTLVPGKVDIDTLRLIYRDGAGARLDESCQAAVRAAADKVTAAANGADPVYGVNTGFGKLAQKRIAPADTARLQRNLILSHSSGVGDPLPPEVVRLVMALKLISLGRGASGVRWGLIELLQDMLIRGVLPVIPGQGSVGASGDLAPLAHMSAVMIGEGEAVYRNERMAGAQALREAGLSPIELGPKEGLALINGTQVSTALALAGLYDAHRAFRAALASGALATDAAMGSSAPFHPEIHTLRGHQGQIDAAHALRALMEGSEIRESHAIDDERVQDPYCIRCQPQVMGACLDLIRHCAKTLETEANAVTDNPLVMSGNDGIISGGNFHAEPVAFAADQLALVIAEVGSITERRIAMLVDPALNFGLPPFLTPDPGVNSGFMIAEVTAAALYSENKQRANPASVDSTPTSANQEDHVSMACHGARRLMDMNRNLEQIVGIELLMAAQGVEFRAPLTTSPRLKAVLQSVRDEVPALKEDRYMSGDLILAAGLVRSGNPVRAAGRDIFPRLAGGMG
- the hutU gene encoding urocanate hydratase, coding for MSNPRHNTRTVRAPHGAELNCKSWVTEAPYRMIMNNLDPEVAENPNELVVYGGIGRAARTWNDFDMITDSLKTLDETETLVVQSGKPVGVFKTHKDAPRVLIANSNLVPHWATWEHFHKLDKVGLMMYGQMTAGSWIYIGSQGIVQGTYETFVEAGRQHYNGDLTGKWILTGGLGGMGGAQPLAAVMAGACCLAVECDSDRIDFRIRTRYVDERAETLDEALEMIDRWTKAGEAKSVGLLGNAADVFTELAERGVRPDIVTDQTSAHDPINGYLPQGWTMAEWKEKRESDPAAVEKAARASMRVHVEAMLKFHAAGVPTLDYGNNIRQVAKEEGLENAFDFPGFVPAYIRPLFCKGIGPFRWCALSGDPEDIYKTDQKVKELIPDDEHLHNWLDMARERISFQGLPARICWVGLGQRHRLGLAFNEMVKNGELKAPVVIGRDHLDSGSVASPNRETEGMKDGSDAVSDWPLLNALLNCASGATWVSLHHGGGVGMGFSQHSGMVICCDGSDDAAQRVERVLWNDPATGVMRHADAGYDIAIDCAKENGLRLPGILGN
- a CDS encoding TRAP transporter substrate-binding protein; amino-acid sequence: MKRRDFFKASGAVAAGVAAAGFATPAIAQGVQQWKMVTAWPKNLPGPGVAAQMLADRITALSGGKLEVKLFAAGELVPGRGVFDAVSEGTAELYHAVPAYWGSKSKGILLFGSQPFGLRADEQVGWLTHGGGQALYDEMYGRFNLKPFLCGNSGPQWAGWFREEIKSVDDLKGLRFRTTGLASEMCAKLGMAVQAMGGRDMFQAMQSGALDAGEFIGPWTDSALGFYQIAQNYYWPGVGEPSSAEECAVNKEAFDALEPSLQQAVEAACKSLYNDVWTEYTTKHALALQQLVAEKGVQVKMLPEEVIVAMGNAAGEVMTELRDDSDDLVKRIVESFMAYRGSISDYMVYADNGQMNARALDYKY